One Alicyclobacillus acidoterrestris DNA window includes the following coding sequences:
- a CDS encoding acetyl-CoA C-acyltransferase: MKEAVIVAAARTPIGKAGKGSLRHTRPDDLGALVIEELLKRAPQVAKEEIEDVVMGCAMPEAEQGMNVGRIVALRAGLPTSVPGITVNRFCSSGLQAISMAAQQIMTGMADVVIAGGVESMSMVPMVGFNLSPNPTLVEQMPSAYMSMGHTAERVAARFGVTREDQDQFAVRSHARAAAAIDGGKFKDEIVPVPVERVSFDPSGRVVRETVLFDTDEGVRRDTSMAALAKLRPAFALNGTVTAGNSSQTNDGAAAVLLMSADRAAQLGLKPLAAFRSFAVAGVDPDIMGLGPVAAVPKALRLAGLTKSDLDLIELNEAFAAQAIQVIRGLELDDARVNVNGGAIALGHPLGCTGARLTVSLVYEMMRRQARYGLVTMCIGGGMGAAGIFERLA, from the coding sequence GTGAAGGAAGCAGTCATTGTCGCTGCGGCGCGGACGCCAATTGGAAAGGCGGGCAAGGGCAGCTTGCGCCACACCCGGCCCGACGATTTGGGTGCGCTCGTCATTGAGGAATTGCTCAAGCGCGCACCGCAAGTTGCCAAAGAGGAAATTGAAGATGTCGTGATGGGTTGCGCGATGCCGGAGGCGGAGCAGGGGATGAACGTCGGGCGCATTGTGGCGCTACGCGCTGGGCTGCCGACGAGCGTGCCTGGCATCACGGTGAACCGCTTCTGCAGTTCTGGGCTACAGGCCATTTCCATGGCGGCGCAACAGATTATGACCGGTATGGCCGATGTCGTCATTGCTGGCGGCGTCGAGTCGATGAGTATGGTTCCGATGGTCGGCTTTAATCTGTCGCCGAACCCAACGCTCGTCGAACAAATGCCTTCGGCTTATATGAGTATGGGCCACACGGCGGAACGCGTGGCGGCGCGCTTCGGCGTCACCCGCGAAGACCAGGACCAGTTTGCCGTCCGCAGTCACGCGCGCGCGGCAGCCGCTATCGATGGCGGCAAGTTCAAAGATGAAATCGTACCTGTGCCCGTAGAGCGGGTCTCCTTTGATCCATCTGGCCGAGTGGTGCGCGAGACGGTGCTGTTTGATACCGACGAAGGCGTCCGCCGCGACACATCCATGGCGGCGCTGGCGAAACTTCGTCCGGCGTTTGCCCTCAACGGGACGGTGACAGCTGGCAATTCGTCGCAGACCAACGACGGGGCAGCGGCTGTGCTTCTCATGTCCGCGGATAGAGCCGCGCAATTAGGGCTCAAGCCGTTGGCGGCGTTCCGCAGTTTCGCTGTTGCCGGGGTCGATCCCGACATCATGGGCCTCGGCCCGGTCGCCGCGGTACCAAAAGCCCTTCGCCTCGCGGGTTTGACGAAGTCCGATCTCGACCTTATCGAACTGAACGAAGCGTTTGCCGCACAGGCGATTCAGGTCATTCGCGGTCTCGAATTGGACGACGCGAGGGTCAACGTCAACGGCGGCGCGATTGCGTTGGGCCATCCGCTCGGCTGCACTGGTGCACGCCTGACGGTCAGTCTTGTGTACGAAATGATGCGCCGCCAGGCCCGCTACGGCTTGGTGACGATGTGTATCGGCGGTGGCATGGGCGCGGCAGGTATCTTTGAGCGGCTCGCATAA
- a CDS encoding 3-hydroxyacyl-CoA dehydrogenase/enoyl-CoA hydratase family protein, whose protein sequence is MSLHVQKAAVLGAGVMGAQIAAHLANVGIPVMLLDIVPNQLSPEEAAKGLTLQDRQVRNRLAANGLAAARKAKPAAFYDAADEALITIGNMEDDLEQLKDCDWVIEAVVERLDIKREVLAKLAAVLPEHAIVSTNTSGISLAAMVDGLDSSFRKRFLGTHFFNPPRYMKLLEIIPGPETDAQLVSEMKQFAERRLGKGVVIAKDTPNFIANRIGTYGLLVTLQAMERYGLGVDEVDALTGPVLGRPKSATFRTLDLVGIDTFVHVAKNVLHSVTDAAEKKSFEVPDYIETMVANRWIGEKAGQGFFKREKTDKGREILALDLATMTYRPRRKISSASFEAAKNAKSLKDKLQALVYGKDVASQFVWDVVKRTLLYTAARQFDIADHIVAVDEAMKWGFNWELGPYEMWDAIGVEKSVARMRDEGEVIPPFVEQLLAAGQSSFYGSREPGWRSFYVGNGEYRTLETPKEKWSLADTKAKNGVIHQNSGASLIDIGDGIVCLEMHSLNQAIGSEMVSMMAFAAKEVERNWDGLVIYNEAKNFCVGANLMLMLMEAQDENWDELDFTIRQFQGAGMALKYLPKPVVAAPHAMALGGGAELCFPADRVQAHAETYIGLVEVGVGLIPGGGGTKEMLLRAMENVPPGVDIRPDSYIAKALETIAMAKVSTSAKDAKRLGYLRAADGISLNRDYQLYDAKQVALSLARTGYLPRQPQKVRVIGRDGAALLKTGVNNLLHGGFISNHDARIANHLIRVLTGGDVPRGTEVTEAYLLDLEREAFLSLIGEPKSQQRMLHMLTKGKPLRN, encoded by the coding sequence GTGAGCTTACACGTACAAAAGGCCGCCGTATTGGGGGCTGGTGTCATGGGCGCGCAAATTGCCGCGCATTTGGCAAACGTCGGAATTCCTGTGATGTTGCTCGACATTGTGCCCAATCAGTTGTCGCCCGAAGAAGCGGCAAAGGGGCTGACACTGCAGGATAGGCAGGTGCGCAATCGGCTGGCGGCAAATGGCCTCGCTGCAGCGCGCAAGGCGAAGCCCGCCGCATTTTACGACGCGGCTGACGAGGCGCTCATCACGATTGGCAACATGGAAGACGATTTGGAACAGCTCAAGGATTGCGACTGGGTTATCGAGGCGGTGGTAGAGCGGCTGGATATCAAGCGCGAAGTGCTTGCCAAGTTGGCGGCTGTCCTGCCGGAGCACGCGATTGTATCGACGAACACCTCAGGTATCTCTCTGGCCGCAATGGTCGACGGTCTTGATTCTTCGTTTAGAAAGCGGTTTCTCGGAACGCACTTCTTTAATCCACCTCGATATATGAAGTTGCTCGAAATTATTCCAGGGCCAGAAACGGATGCACAACTCGTTTCGGAGATGAAGCAATTCGCCGAACGGCGGTTGGGAAAAGGGGTCGTCATCGCGAAGGATACGCCCAACTTCATCGCCAATCGAATTGGCACCTACGGGTTGCTTGTGACGCTGCAAGCGATGGAGCGGTACGGGCTTGGCGTTGACGAGGTCGATGCGTTGACTGGACCGGTCTTAGGGCGGCCAAAGAGCGCGACGTTTCGGACGCTGGACTTGGTCGGCATTGATACATTTGTTCATGTCGCGAAGAACGTTTTGCATTCGGTGACCGACGCTGCGGAGAAAAAAAGTTTTGAAGTGCCCGATTACATTGAGACGATGGTGGCTAACCGTTGGATCGGTGAAAAGGCGGGTCAGGGGTTTTTCAAACGAGAGAAGACAGATAAGGGAAGGGAAATTCTCGCGCTCGATCTCGCCACCATGACGTACCGCCCCCGTCGCAAGATTTCTTCTGCGTCTTTCGAGGCTGCGAAAAATGCGAAGAGTTTGAAAGACAAACTGCAAGCGCTCGTCTACGGCAAAGATGTGGCGTCGCAGTTTGTCTGGGACGTCGTGAAGCGGACGCTGCTGTACACTGCAGCTCGGCAGTTTGACATCGCTGATCACATCGTGGCCGTCGACGAGGCCATGAAGTGGGGCTTCAACTGGGAGCTCGGTCCATACGAAATGTGGGATGCAATTGGCGTGGAAAAATCGGTCGCTCGCATGCGCGACGAAGGAGAAGTGATTCCACCTTTTGTCGAGCAACTGTTGGCTGCGGGCCAATCGAGTTTCTACGGATCTCGCGAACCGGGATGGCGTTCCTTTTACGTGGGTAACGGCGAATACCGCACGCTAGAGACGCCAAAGGAGAAGTGGTCCCTCGCCGACACGAAGGCGAAAAACGGCGTGATCCACCAGAACAGTGGCGCCAGCCTTATCGACATCGGGGATGGCATTGTCTGTCTCGAGATGCATTCGCTGAATCAGGCGATTGGCAGTGAGATGGTGTCGATGATGGCGTTTGCGGCCAAAGAGGTCGAGCGGAACTGGGATGGCTTGGTGATTTACAACGAGGCGAAAAACTTCTGCGTGGGCGCCAACCTGATGCTGATGTTGATGGAAGCGCAGGACGAGAACTGGGATGAGCTGGACTTCACCATCCGTCAGTTCCAGGGTGCTGGCATGGCGCTGAAATACCTGCCGAAGCCGGTTGTCGCCGCGCCGCACGCCATGGCGCTAGGTGGTGGGGCAGAGCTGTGCTTCCCAGCCGACAGGGTGCAGGCGCATGCCGAAACGTACATCGGCCTCGTCGAGGTCGGCGTCGGCCTCATTCCCGGCGGCGGTGGAACGAAGGAAATGCTGCTCCGCGCGATGGAAAATGTCCCACCTGGCGTCGATATTCGGCCTGACTCTTACATTGCGAAAGCGCTTGAAACAATTGCCATGGCGAAGGTGTCGACCAGCGCGAAGGACGCGAAGCGCCTAGGGTATTTGCGTGCGGCAGATGGCATCAGCCTAAATCGCGACTATCAACTCTACGATGCAAAACAGGTAGCTTTGTCGCTCGCACGAACGGGTTACTTGCCGCGCCAGCCGCAGAAGGTGCGCGTCATTGGCCGCGACGGAGCTGCGCTGTTGAAGACTGGCGTCAACAACTTGTTGCACGGTGGATTCATTTCTAATCACGACGCGCGCATCGCCAACCACCTCATTCGCGTATTGACGGGTGGCGACGTGCCGCGGGGGACCGAGGTGACGGAAGCGTATTTGCTCGATCTCGAGCGCGAAGCGTTCCTCAGCCTGATTGGCGAACCAAAATCGCAACAGCGGATGCTTCACATGTTGACCAAGGGCAAGCCGCTTCGCAATTGA
- a CDS encoding acyl-CoA dehydrogenase family protein — MSTNVSRTAARGAFYLIENTDPQNVFTPEDLSQEHQMIIETTRAFVEHEILPVQEQLEHQDWDLTVKLLRKAGDLGLLAADVPEAYDGLGADKATSALISEYLSRGGSFALSHGAHVGIGSLPIVFFGTEAQKQKYLPKLASGEWLSAYALTEPGSGSDALGAKTTATLSADGQYYILNGTKQFITNAGFADVFVVYAKIDGDKFSAFIVEKDFPGVSTGVEEKKMGIKASSTRQLILEDAKVPVENLLGEIGRGHVIAFNILNIGRYKLAVGAVGAMKAALEHAVVYGNSRKQFGKPITSFPLIQQKIAEMNTLAFVTESANYRATGDIDVSLESVDTSDGHAVADAIAEYALECSVLKVFGSEALDKVVDEGVQIFGGAGFIQDYGMERMYRDARINRIFEGTNEINRMLIPNTLLRKAMKGELPLLQKAQELQAELMQLTPPSGDWDTLERETYMLEMMKKIFLFVGGVAVQTYQTKLKDEQEALAAIADIAIQIYVLESAILRTKKAIAAGHDAENKIDMTVAFADKAYAAVEQTAKTLLASIAEGDMLRTQLSMLRKLTRVQPVNTVAIHRRIAQRVIAAEKYQA; from the coding sequence ATGAGTACGAATGTGTCCCGAACTGCAGCGCGTGGTGCGTTTTATTTGATTGAGAACACTGACCCGCAAAACGTGTTTACGCCGGAAGATTTGTCACAGGAACACCAGATGATTATTGAGACGACGCGCGCGTTTGTCGAGCACGAAATATTGCCTGTGCAAGAACAATTGGAGCACCAGGACTGGGATCTCACGGTGAAACTCCTGCGCAAGGCGGGTGATTTGGGTCTTCTCGCGGCCGATGTACCGGAAGCGTATGACGGCCTCGGCGCCGACAAGGCGACGAGCGCGTTGATTTCGGAGTATTTGTCGCGGGGCGGATCATTTGCGCTAAGCCACGGCGCCCATGTCGGCATCGGATCCCTCCCCATCGTGTTCTTTGGAACGGAAGCCCAGAAGCAAAAATATTTGCCTAAACTCGCTAGCGGCGAGTGGCTGTCGGCGTACGCCTTGACGGAACCAGGGTCTGGATCCGACGCGCTCGGCGCCAAGACCACCGCGACGTTGAGCGCCGACGGCCAGTATTACATCCTCAACGGCACGAAGCAATTTATCACCAACGCCGGATTCGCCGACGTCTTCGTCGTCTACGCCAAAATCGACGGCGACAAATTTTCCGCGTTTATTGTGGAGAAGGACTTCCCCGGCGTTTCGACGGGTGTCGAAGAGAAGAAGATGGGCATTAAAGCCTCCTCGACGCGCCAACTGATTCTCGAAGACGCCAAGGTGCCTGTCGAAAACCTGCTGGGTGAAATCGGGCGAGGGCACGTCATCGCCTTCAACATTCTCAACATTGGCCGCTACAAACTCGCCGTCGGCGCGGTTGGCGCAATGAAGGCCGCCCTCGAGCACGCGGTCGTGTACGGCAACAGCCGCAAACAGTTCGGCAAGCCCATCACCAGTTTCCCGCTCATCCAGCAGAAAATTGCCGAGATGAATACACTGGCGTTCGTGACCGAGAGCGCCAATTACCGCGCGACAGGCGACATCGATGTCTCACTTGAATCGGTGGACACCAGCGACGGCCACGCCGTGGCGGATGCCATTGCGGAATACGCGCTCGAGTGTTCTGTACTCAAGGTCTTCGGCTCGGAAGCGCTCGACAAAGTCGTCGACGAAGGCGTCCAGATTTTCGGCGGCGCAGGATTTATCCAGGATTACGGCATGGAACGGATGTATCGCGACGCGCGCATCAATCGGATTTTCGAAGGGACCAACGAGATCAACCGCATGCTCATTCCAAACACGCTCCTGCGCAAAGCGATGAAGGGCGAATTGCCGCTCCTCCAGAAGGCTCAGGAACTGCAGGCCGAGTTGATGCAATTGACGCCGCCATCTGGCGATTGGGATACGCTTGAACGCGAGACATACATGCTCGAGATGATGAAGAAAATCTTTCTCTTCGTCGGCGGCGTGGCGGTGCAGACGTACCAAACGAAGCTCAAAGATGAGCAGGAGGCTTTAGCTGCCATCGCGGACATCGCGATTCAAATCTACGTGCTGGAAAGCGCCATTCTGCGCACGAAGAAAGCCATTGCGGCCGGCCACGACGCAGAGAACAAAATTGACATGACCGTGGCGTTCGCCGATAAAGCCTACGCTGCTGTCGAACAGACGGCGAAAACGCTGCTCGCTTCCATCGCGGAAGGTGATATGCTGCGGACTCAGTTGTCGATGCTGCGCAAACTGACGCGTGTGCAACCCGTAAACACGGTGGCGATTCATCGCCGAATTGCACAGCGCGTGATCGCGGCGGAAAAGTACCAGGCGTAA
- a CDS encoding deoxyribonuclease IV, which produces MKGEHDEILLGANVSIAKTGLLAAVQETISYDANTFMIYTRSNRGGKARPIENFNRDEALDLMRAHHIIDPVVHLSYLVNLASPKPETRQYGIDVLREEIGRVEYLGFKYIVMHPGSHVGEGEAFAIRQIIDGLNEILTGDENLYLCLETMAGDGSKVGNSLEEIAQIIDGVTHEDKLAVCIDTCHNYSYGYDVVNDFDSFLEQFDKTIGLDRLKVAHINDSKNPFASRKDRHANIGEGSLGLEAIQRIVHHEALRGIPQILETPAGKYKQEIDMLLDRREE; this is translated from the coding sequence GTGAAAGGGGAACACGACGAAATACTGCTTGGCGCAAACGTATCGATTGCCAAAACCGGGTTACTCGCAGCCGTACAAGAAACAATTTCGTACGACGCGAACACCTTTATGATTTATACGCGCAGCAATCGCGGCGGGAAAGCTCGCCCCATTGAAAACTTCAACCGCGACGAGGCGCTGGATTTGATGCGGGCGCATCACATTATCGATCCGGTCGTCCACCTCTCCTACCTGGTCAACCTGGCGAGCCCGAAGCCGGAAACGCGTCAGTACGGCATCGACGTGCTGCGCGAGGAAATCGGGCGCGTCGAGTACTTGGGATTCAAGTACATCGTGATGCACCCTGGCTCCCACGTGGGGGAAGGCGAAGCATTTGCCATCCGGCAAATCATCGACGGGCTCAACGAGATTCTCACCGGCGACGAAAACTTGTACCTATGCTTGGAGACCATGGCCGGCGACGGATCGAAAGTCGGCAACAGCCTCGAAGAGATTGCGCAAATCATCGACGGCGTCACACATGAGGACAAGCTCGCCGTCTGTATCGACACCTGCCACAATTACAGCTACGGCTATGACGTGGTAAACGACTTCGACAGCTTCCTCGAGCAGTTTGACAAAACCATTGGCCTCGACCGCCTGAAAGTCGCCCATATCAACGACTCGAAGAACCCGTTCGCGTCGCGCAAAGACCGCCACGCGAACATCGGCGAAGGCAGCCTCGGCCTCGAAGCCATCCAGCGCATCGTGCACCACGAAGCGCTTCGCGGCATCCCCCAAATCCTCGAGACGCCAGCCGGCAAGTACAAGCAGGAGATTGACATGCTGTTGGATCGACGCGAGGAGTGA